In the genome of Parcubacteria group bacterium, one region contains:
- a CDS encoding HAD family phosphatase, with protein MIKAITFDLDGVYFVNGKSNFIKALGGLDVSEREAKRVFLQSDEMNNLYKRGKMNDEEFWSWAAKEWKLNKSPDELIELLIDGYEINPDVVDAIKRVRENGYKTLICSNNFPARVNGLQKKFAFLKDFDTAVFSYEVGFMKPTPEIFSELIRRSGVKAEEIVYADDRQDVVEVAKGLGIQAFFYEDFDRFIEELRRLKVNI; from the coding sequence ATGATTAAAGCAATAACTTTTGATTTAGATGGGGTTTATTTTGTAAATGGCAAATCTAATTTTATAAAAGCCTTGGGAGGATTAGATGTTTCCGAGAGGGAAGCGAAAAGGGTGTTTCTTCAAAGTGATGAGATGAATAACCTTTATAAAAGGGGGAAGATGAATGACGAAGAGTTTTGGAGCTGGGCTGCCAAAGAATGGAAATTAAATAAATCCCCAGATGAACTTATTGAGTTATTGATAGATGGATATGAGATAAATCCCGATGTGGTGGATGCCATAAAGCGGGTAAGAGAAAATGGATACAAAACTCTTATTTGCTCCAATAATTTTCCCGCTCGAGTTAATGGTTTACAAAAGAAATTCGCCTTTTTGAAGGATTTTGACACTGCCGTTTTCTCTTACGAAGTTGGTTTTATGAAGCCCACTCCGGAGATATTCAGTGAGCTCATTCGAAGGTCTGGAGTTAAAGCAGAAGAGATAGTGTATGCGGATGATCGCCAAGATGTAGTTGAAGTGGCTAAAGGTCTTGGCATCCAAGCTTTCTTTTATGAGGATTTCGATCGGTTTATTGAGGAGCTAAGAAGATTAAAGGTTAATATATAG
- a CDS encoding type II toxin-antitoxin system RelB/DinJ family antitoxin, whose amino-acid sequence MAKTVINVKVDKDTKKKAQVLAKDLGLPLSTIINANLREFVRSGEVVFSIEPKIKPEVWKLLRKASADYKAGKNISPRFSSAKEAIRYLNS is encoded by the coding sequence ATGGCGAAGACGGTAATTAATGTAAAAGTGGATAAGGATACTAAGAAGAAGGCTCAAGTCCTTGCGAAAGATTTGGGGCTTCCGTTAAGCACGATTATTAATGCGAATCTCAGGGAGTTTGTGAGAAGTGGAGAAGTTGTTTTCTCCATTGAGCCCAAGATTAAACCGGAAGTTTGGAAGTTGCTTAGAAAAGCAAGCGCTGACTATAAGGCCGGAAAGAATATTTCTCCCCGTTTTTCCTCAGCTAAAGAAGCTATTCGTTACCTTAACTCCTAA
- a CDS encoding class I SAM-dependent methyltransferase has translation MNKKLVREYYSQRAAKEWRRLARKNPYYQLEFNTSLHFLKKYLPKKGLILDAGGGPGRYSIALAKLGYDVVLLDLTPELLQLARKKFKQEKVEKRIKGIVEGSIDDLPEFKNNSFDAVICLGGTLSHILAQKAREKAISELARVAKKNAPIFISVIGRLAVLVNELVLFPQEIAVNKVLASVRDTGDYLGGYGFTACHFFLPEELETSFKKRKIRILEMVGLQGVSSWHRKETDRLFKKYPKAWKIWIETHYKTCTHPAVVGLSEHFMIIGKK, from the coding sequence ATGAACAAGAAACTTGTAAGAGAGTATTATAGCCAACGTGCCGCGAAGGAATGGAGAAGATTAGCCAGAAAGAACCCCTATTATCAACTAGAGTTCAATACGAGTCTCCATTTTCTCAAGAAATACCTGCCAAAGAAGGGCCTAATTCTTGATGCCGGCGGAGGACCAGGAAGATATTCAATCGCACTAGCAAAGCTCGGATATGACGTGGTCCTTTTAGACTTAACGCCGGAATTACTTCAACTGGCAAGGAAGAAATTTAAGCAGGAGAAAGTTGAAAAAAGGATAAAGGGAATCGTCGAAGGTTCTATAGATGACCTTCCGGAATTTAAAAATAATAGCTTCGACGCTGTTATCTGCCTGGGTGGAACCTTATCTCATATCTTAGCCCAAAAGGCGCGAGAGAAAGCGATTAGCGAACTGGCTAGGGTCGCAAAGAAAAACGCTCCAATTTTCATCTCGGTTATCGGAAGATTGGCAGTTCTAGTAAATGAACTAGTACTTTTTCCTCAAGAGATCGCGGTTAATAAAGTTCTTGCCTCTGTAAGAGATACTGGAGATTATTTAGGCGGTTACGGTTTCACCGCATGCCATTTCTTTTTACCTGAAGAGCTAGAAACATCATTTAAGAAGAGGAAAATTAGAATTTTGGAAATGGTCGGATTACAAGGAGTATCTAGCTGGCATAGGAAGGAAACAGACCGTCTTTTCAAAAAGTATCCAAAGGCTTGGAAGATTTGGATCGAGACTCATTATAAGACTTGTACTCATCCTGCAGTCGTTGGTCTCAGCGAGCACTTTATGATAATCGGTAAGAAATAA